From one Haloferax marinisediminis genomic stretch:
- a CDS encoding DUF5789 family protein: MESHALSAFLADELTYPIDVEGVVEHVGDVEVDAPDADNSETIATILTPLGTATFESADDLYTTIIGNLSDDYIGRKFYDDRGADPAESWRILPDQAVSF, encoded by the coding sequence ATGGAATCCCACGCACTCTCCGCGTTCCTCGCCGACGAGTTGACCTACCCAATCGACGTCGAGGGCGTGGTCGAACACGTCGGCGACGTCGAAGTCGACGCCCCGGATGCCGATAACTCCGAGACGATAGCGACCATCCTCACACCGCTTGGCACGGCGACGTTCGAGTCCGCTGACGACCTGTATACGACGATTATCGGGAACCTGAGCGACGACTACATCGGTCGGAAGTTCTACGACGACCGTGGCGCAGACCCCGCGGAATCGTGGCGGATACTCCCTGACCAAGCGGTGTCGTTTTGA
- a CDS encoding helix-turn-helix domain-containing protein — MTAAPRDDLARRIAGEITLSDDPGATLRKWRTDFDISQTALAEQLDVSSSVVSDYESGRRESPGIGVIRRMVEALLDIDEARGGSRIRQYARVLSAGFESDIVQDLREYPTSIPLDTFYDAIGATKIVDGDQDRISGHTVINSIQAITRLSSEEFYRLYGQSTSRALVFTDVTRGESPLVAMRVVTPTPNAVVLHGLTEDELWEHAPSLATIDGFGLAVTNRDLEEMLEDLRKLP, encoded by the coding sequence ATGACCGCGGCACCCCGCGACGACCTCGCCCGCCGCATCGCGGGAGAGATTACGCTCTCTGACGACCCCGGTGCGACGCTCCGAAAGTGGCGCACTGACTTCGATATCTCGCAGACAGCACTCGCCGAGCAGCTCGACGTCTCCTCGTCAGTCGTCTCGGACTACGAGAGTGGCCGTCGTGAGAGTCCGGGTATCGGCGTCATCCGTCGGATGGTCGAAGCCCTGCTGGACATCGACGAGGCCCGCGGCGGCAGTCGAATCCGCCAGTATGCTCGCGTCCTCTCCGCAGGGTTCGAAAGCGATATCGTCCAGGACCTCCGCGAGTATCCGACCTCCATCCCGCTGGATACGTTCTACGACGCCATCGGCGCGACCAAAATCGTCGACGGCGACCAGGACCGAATCAGCGGCCACACCGTCATCAACAGTATTCAGGCGATTACACGCCTCTCGTCGGAGGAGTTCTACCGCCTCTACGGCCAATCGACGAGTCGTGCGCTCGTATTCACAGACGTCACCCGTGGTGAGTCTCCACTCGTCGCCATGCGTGTCGTCACTCCGACGCCGAACGCCGTCGTCCTCCATGGACTCACGGAAGACGAACTCTGGGAACACGCGCCCTCGCTCGCGACTATCGACGGGTTCGGTCTCGCGGTGACGAACCGCGACTTAGAAGAGATGCTCGAAGACCTGCGAAAACTCCCGTAA
- a CDS encoding metal-dependent hydrolase: MPSTLVHVAVGGLLGAALLGRWFDSRAIFVVLAAAAVPDLDTFTSTVIPGSHRSLLHTLLLPLVLAAVVLYDTRLREQSVIREQWGTRGVVVAWVALAALLGGGIMPDLFTNGVNAFYPFHDAFYAINGEALWSSTRGFVQTFVELRPESAPPTTQTLHYSTVVDPSPGAEPENVERIAPLASSGLELMLVVLGTTVVGGRLLADRLWSPRN, encoded by the coding sequence ATGCCATCGACCCTCGTTCACGTCGCCGTCGGCGGACTCCTCGGCGCTGCCCTCCTCGGTCGCTGGTTCGATTCCCGGGCGATTTTCGTCGTGCTCGCGGCGGCAGCGGTTCCCGACCTCGACACCTTCACCAGCACGGTCATCCCCGGGAGTCATCGGTCGCTCCTCCACACGCTCTTGTTACCGCTCGTGCTCGCTGCAGTCGTCCTCTACGACACCCGTCTCCGAGAACAGTCGGTGATTCGTGAGCAGTGGGGGACCCGTGGCGTCGTCGTCGCGTGGGTCGCACTCGCTGCACTCCTCGGTGGCGGCATCATGCCGGACCTCTTTACGAACGGCGTGAACGCCTTCTACCCCTTCCACGACGCCTTCTACGCCATCAACGGGGAAGCCCTCTGGTCGAGTACGCGCGGGTTCGTCCAGACGTTCGTCGAACTTCGACCGGAGTCCGCACCGCCGACGACACAGACGCTCCACTACAGCACCGTGGTCGACCCCTCACCGGGTGCCGAACCCGAGAACGTCGAGCGAATCGCACCGCTCGCCTCGTCGGGTCTCGAACTCATGCTCGTCGTCCTCGGCACGACTGTCGTTGGCGGGCGACTCCTCGCAGACCGACTGTGGTCTCCGCGAAACTGA
- a CDS encoding GNAT family N-acetyltransferase, with protein sequence MSETPAGVEVRPYDPADAEAFWELKRGFELGLGEGTGGDDKLSKYEAKLTDDYRTRYLSWVERCSTDDPGCVVVAEATADDGTSDLVGYAFALPEGMTFIWDAAVLNEIYLAPEYRGSGVADDLMQAVLDHARSQDLPLDRIVLDVDEANDRAQAFYDRYGFDHWGELVARDL encoded by the coding sequence ATGAGCGAGACACCTGCTGGCGTCGAGGTTCGGCCGTACGACCCGGCGGACGCCGAGGCGTTCTGGGAACTCAAGCGCGGATTCGAACTCGGTCTCGGTGAGGGAACTGGTGGGGACGACAAACTCTCGAAATACGAAGCGAAACTCACCGACGACTACCGAACGCGATATCTCTCGTGGGTCGAGCGCTGTTCGACCGACGACCCCGGGTGTGTCGTCGTCGCGGAAGCGACGGCAGACGACGGGACGAGCGACCTCGTCGGATACGCCTTCGCGCTCCCCGAAGGGATGACGTTCATCTGGGACGCGGCGGTGCTCAACGAGATATACCTCGCGCCCGAGTACCGAGGGAGCGGCGTCGCCGACGACCTCATGCAGGCGGTTCTCGACCACGCACGGTCACAGGACCTCCCACTCGACCGGATTGTCCTCGACGTCGACGAGGCCAACGACCGAGCGCAGGCGTTCTACGACCGATACGGGTTCGACCACTGGGGAGAACTCGTCGCGCGCGACCTCTGA
- a CDS encoding transporter: MSVATESVSESSHTPLRTAGLGAIAGLGAALLAYLTTYLATSTTIENSTASQVLEALGSDLATWKVVGWVFLNAHGATTTFPGLFGTTSSTNLIENVGAFSPALYAVPIVALLAAGAAVTVASGHSSVKSGAIAGATTALGYMPVALAGIALFAVSIGDAVARPDPVTAALLAGGVYPLALGTAGGALTAALR; the protein is encoded by the coding sequence ATGTCAGTGGCAACTGAATCGGTCTCCGAATCGTCACACACACCACTCCGAACCGCCGGCCTCGGAGCAATCGCAGGTCTCGGTGCTGCCCTCCTCGCGTACCTGACGACCTACCTCGCCACGTCGACCACCATCGAGAACTCGACAGCGAGTCAGGTGCTCGAAGCCCTCGGCTCGGACCTCGCGACGTGGAAAGTCGTCGGGTGGGTGTTTCTGAACGCTCACGGCGCGACGACGACGTTCCCGGGACTCTTCGGGACCACCTCGTCGACCAACCTCATCGAGAACGTGGGTGCGTTCTCTCCGGCACTGTACGCGGTTCCCATCGTCGCGTTGCTCGCGGCAGGTGCCGCAGTGACTGTCGCCAGCGGCCACTCGTCGGTGAAATCTGGCGCAATCGCTGGCGCGACGACGGCACTCGGGTACATGCCCGTCGCGCTCGCGGGTATCGCACTGTTCGCCGTCTCGATTGGAGACGCCGTCGCTCGTCCGGACCCGGTGACTGCCGCGCTCCTCGCCGGAGGGGTGTATCCCCTCGCACTGGGTACTGCCGGCGGGGCGCTCACCGCAGCACTCCGATAA
- a CDS encoding metal-dependent hydrolase family protein, with product MLLRSARVIQGGHVTEETDVRTDPETGRIVSVGDLAPRDAERVVDLSGKTVTPGLVDAHVHFSLSGERSVEDVVGLSTPELTLVEARNARKTLEAGITGVRAMGARDIDVVLKRAIETGDVPGPRMIANCRSITITGGHGHHMGREVDGADDARKAVREQVKRGADFIKFMTTGGVTTPGSDPGAVAFTDDELHALVDEAHRRGVHTATHAHGAEGVKAAIRAGVDTVEHGTFLDDEAIDLFLDHDVTLVPTLSAPYHISRNTEAATNEDVSKVEFVYDQHLESFRMAVEAGVTIAGGTDAGTPFNYHGGNASEIQFMAQHGMEPIDAIRAMTETAAEAIGLDDCGVVEPGAYADLLVFDDDPLVDLTVLNDPTAVLKGGRVVSGSLPEN from the coding sequence ATGCTACTCCGAAGTGCCCGTGTGATACAGGGCGGGCACGTCACCGAAGAGACGGACGTGCGGACCGACCCCGAGACGGGCCGAATCGTCTCGGTCGGTGACCTCGCCCCCCGAGACGCCGAACGAGTGGTCGACCTGTCCGGGAAGACAGTCACACCCGGGTTAGTGGACGCGCACGTTCACTTCTCGTTGTCCGGAGAGCGGAGCGTCGAGGACGTCGTCGGCCTCTCCACCCCAGAACTCACGCTCGTCGAGGCACGAAACGCTCGGAAGACGCTCGAAGCGGGCATCACAGGTGTCCGTGCGATGGGCGCTCGCGACATCGACGTGGTTCTCAAACGTGCTATCGAGACAGGTGATGTCCCCGGTCCACGGATGATTGCGAACTGCCGGTCGATTACGATTACCGGCGGCCACGGCCACCACATGGGCCGCGAGGTCGACGGTGCCGACGACGCCCGAAAAGCAGTCCGAGAACAGGTCAAACGCGGTGCAGACTTCATCAAGTTCATGACCACCGGTGGGGTGACGACGCCCGGTAGCGACCCCGGTGCCGTCGCCTTCACCGACGACGAACTCCACGCACTCGTCGACGAGGCACATCGTCGCGGCGTCCACACGGCAACCCACGCCCACGGCGCTGAGGGAGTAAAAGCCGCCATCAGAGCGGGCGTAGATACGGTCGAACACGGGACGTTCCTCGACGACGAGGCTATCGACCTCTTTCTCGACCACGACGTGACGCTCGTGCCGACGCTCTCGGCACCGTACCACATCTCCCGCAACACCGAGGCGGCGACGAACGAAGACGTGTCGAAAGTCGAATTCGTCTACGACCAGCACCTCGAATCGTTCCGCATGGCGGTCGAAGCGGGTGTCACCATCGCGGGTGGGACCGACGCCGGGACGCCGTTCAACTACCACGGCGGCAACGCGTCCGAGATTCAGTTCATGGCGCAACACGGCATGGAACCCATCGACGCGATTCGGGCGATGACCGAGACGGCCGCAGAAGCAATCGGCTTGGACGACTGCGGCGTCGTCGAACCCGGTGCCTACGCCGACCTACTCGTCTTCGACGACGACCCGCTGGTGGACCTCACGGTGCTAAACGACCCGACGGCGGTGCTGAAAGGTGGCCGTGTCGTCTCTGGGTCGCTCCCGGAAAACTGA
- a CDS encoding GNAT family N-acetyltransferase — MFPDEIVTPRLRLRALSREVVDPLEAYDYFAASRSNTIEEETEYVTWNPHETPKEAFDFFKKAEEQHAAAENAIYAIFPREGEDGAGEFAGTAGFKPEWDNRRAIYGMWLRKKFWGRGYSGERAAAFFAAVFDLLDLDVALAYAIPENDASCRAISKYTERFGGQEDGTFRNEVVDADGTPRDVRAWSVTHAQWSDATGGEYDAEFRWEDDDE, encoded by the coding sequence ATGTTCCCCGACGAAATTGTCACCCCACGGCTGCGGCTTCGTGCCCTGTCGCGGGAGGTCGTCGACCCGTTGGAAGCGTACGACTACTTCGCCGCCTCACGGTCGAACACTATCGAAGAGGAGACGGAGTACGTCACGTGGAACCCCCACGAGACGCCGAAAGAGGCGTTCGACTTCTTCAAAAAGGCCGAAGAACAGCACGCAGCCGCCGAGAATGCCATCTACGCCATCTTCCCCCGTGAGGGAGAAGACGGTGCAGGCGAGTTCGCCGGCACGGCCGGTTTCAAGCCAGAGTGGGACAATCGCCGTGCCATCTACGGCATGTGGCTCAGAAAGAAGTTCTGGGGTCGTGGCTACTCGGGCGAGCGCGCTGCGGCCTTCTTCGCGGCGGTGTTCGACCTGTTAGACCTCGACGTCGCCCTCGCGTACGCCATTCCGGAGAACGACGCCTCGTGTCGCGCAATCTCGAAGTACACCGAACGATTCGGTGGACAGGAAGACGGGACGTTCCGCAACGAGGTGGTCGACGCCGACGGCACCCCCCGTGACGTTCGCGCGTGGTCTGTGACCCACGCCCAGTGGTCCGACGCCACTGGGGGCGAGTACGATGCCGAATTCCGCTGGGAGGACGACGATGAGTGA
- a CDS encoding MFS transporter produces MGRYTHGIRENWQQFVLQLVTVFAVGLTIGSERNVVPILGRDVLGVESVLVIGSFVMSFGFVKALLNLYGGKWAETYGRKPILVAGWLVALPIPLVLIYAPNWWWVTVGNVLLGVNQGLAWSMSVNAKIDLAGSERRGLAVGLDEAFGYGGVAVGSWVTGIIAGQYGLRPAPFVFLVGVVLLGLVVSVFFVDETLPYAEAEADASDTGDEQDANLPFVDVLKRATWGDKTLFAAAQAGSVEKFVDALVWIAYPLYLTSAGLSVVEVGGVVGVYGGVWGVLQLYTGKLADDIGRRPPVVAGMFLAGAGVLATTFVSGYLAWMATAGLTGIGMALLYPNLITVVGDAAHPTWRATGLGVYRMWRDAGYGFGAIIIGLAADLASVQMAFYVTAAAMFVSGGIALLWMRETHPEFGDYVTAVGSTRGSPQGDD; encoded by the coding sequence ATGGGACGCTACACACACGGAATTCGTGAGAATTGGCAGCAGTTCGTCCTCCAGTTGGTGACGGTTTTCGCCGTCGGGTTGACGATTGGGTCGGAACGGAACGTCGTTCCTATCCTCGGACGAGACGTGCTCGGCGTGGAATCGGTGCTCGTCATCGGGTCGTTCGTGATGAGTTTCGGGTTCGTCAAGGCACTGCTCAACCTCTACGGCGGGAAGTGGGCCGAGACGTACGGTAGAAAGCCGATTCTCGTGGCAGGATGGCTGGTCGCACTCCCGATTCCACTCGTTCTCATCTACGCACCGAACTGGTGGTGGGTGACGGTCGGAAACGTCCTCCTCGGCGTCAATCAGGGACTCGCGTGGAGTATGAGCGTCAACGCAAAAATCGACCTCGCGGGGAGTGAGCGCCGTGGACTCGCAGTCGGCCTCGACGAAGCGTTCGGCTACGGCGGAGTTGCCGTCGGGTCGTGGGTCACGGGTATCATCGCCGGACAGTACGGCCTTCGCCCCGCCCCGTTCGTCTTTCTCGTGGGCGTCGTTCTTCTCGGTCTCGTCGTCTCGGTGTTCTTCGTCGACGAGACCTTGCCGTACGCAGAAGCGGAGGCCGACGCGTCCGACACTGGCGACGAACAGGACGCGAACCTCCCGTTCGTGGACGTATTGAAACGAGCGACGTGGGGTGACAAGACGTTGTTCGCGGCCGCGCAGGCCGGAAGCGTCGAGAAGTTCGTGGATGCGCTCGTCTGGATTGCCTACCCACTGTACCTCACGTCCGCGGGACTGTCGGTCGTGGAAGTCGGCGGTGTCGTTGGTGTGTACGGCGGCGTCTGGGGTGTCCTCCAACTGTACACCGGAAAACTCGCCGACGACATCGGTCGCCGTCCACCTGTCGTCGCTGGAATGTTCCTCGCCGGCGCAGGTGTCCTCGCGACGACGTTCGTCTCGGGCTATCTCGCGTGGATGGCGACCGCTGGTCTCACGGGTATCGGCATGGCACTCTTGTACCCGAACCTCATCACTGTCGTCGGCGACGCCGCACATCCGACGTGGCGTGCGACCGGACTCGGCGTCTACCGGATGTGGCGCGACGCTGGCTACGGGTTCGGAGCAATCATCATCGGCCTCGCCGCCGACCTCGCCTCGGTCCAGATGGCGTTCTACGTAACCGCCGCTGCGATGTTCGTCTCCGGAGGCATCGCACTCCTCTGGATGCGCGAGACCCATCCCGAATTCGGTGACTACGTGACCGCTGTCGGTTCGACGCGGGGAAGTCCGCAAGGAGACGACTGA
- a CDS encoding DUF6194 family protein, producing the protein MNPTDFLRYVEERYDDVVLDDAWGEQGLFYNPGGRLPRGTYFVTVKDRDSENDSASHLYRDDVWRVNFGVSEATYRRLFGARPERPPKGDVVDTGHDFTTVDELLPHPVYGWAGWVSVVSPSETTVETVLRPLLDEAYDRAGAQFAKRVASASVNNSQ; encoded by the coding sequence GTGAATCCAACGGACTTCCTCAGATACGTCGAAGAACGGTACGACGACGTGGTCCTCGACGACGCATGGGGCGAACAGGGTCTCTTCTACAACCCCGGCGGACGACTCCCTCGCGGGACGTACTTCGTGACTGTCAAAGACCGCGACAGCGAGAACGACTCCGCATCACACCTCTATCGTGATGACGTCTGGCGCGTGAATTTCGGTGTGAGCGAGGCCACCTACCGACGGTTGTTCGGCGCGCGCCCAGAACGCCCGCCGAAGGGCGATGTCGTCGACACTGGACACGATTTCACGACTGTCGACGAACTACTGCCTCACCCTGTCTACGGGTGGGCCGGATGGGTTAGCGTCGTCTCACCGTCCGAAACGACTGTCGAGACGGTGCTTCGGCCGCTTCTCGACGAGGCGTACGACCGCGCGGGTGCGCAGTTCGCAAAGCGGGTTGCGTCCGCGAGCGTGAACAACAGTCAGTGA
- a CDS encoding DUF998 domain-containing protein yields MTQMQRETVPVGAVRERLGDGRTLAGVLFFTLAAQFMTVIMLAAAMVPGYNFNTAAISDLGVFPETALLFNVSLVVVGVFNLLGGYAFYRTHGTRWLLALFGIAGLGAIVAGLFPLGTSDLHSLGALLAFLFFNLQALGTATRLDGAMKAVSILAGVVGLVFVALMIVGDSGNAAAFGVIGHGGTERMIVYPPMMWLVAFGGYLMATPGRRGVSTDAPTAGAD; encoded by the coding sequence ATGACTCAGATGCAGCGCGAAACGGTCCCTGTTGGCGCAGTTCGAGAGAGGCTCGGTGACGGACGAACACTGGCTGGTGTTCTCTTTTTCACCCTTGCAGCACAGTTCATGACGGTAATTATGCTCGCCGCCGCGATGGTTCCCGGCTACAACTTCAACACCGCGGCCATCAGCGACCTCGGCGTCTTCCCCGAGACGGCGTTACTGTTCAACGTCTCGCTCGTCGTCGTCGGGGTGTTCAATCTACTCGGTGGCTACGCGTTCTACCGAACCCACGGCACCCGCTGGCTCCTTGCGTTGTTCGGAATCGCCGGACTCGGTGCCATCGTCGCGGGACTCTTCCCGCTCGGAACCTCCGACCTCCACAGTCTCGGTGCGCTGCTCGCGTTCCTGTTCTTCAACCTGCAGGCGCTCGGCACCGCGACACGACTCGACGGTGCGATGAAGGCCGTCTCGATACTCGCGGGTGTCGTCGGCCTCGTCTTCGTCGCGCTCATGATTGTCGGTGACAGCGGTAACGCGGCAGCCTTCGGCGTAATCGGCCACGGCGGCACCGAGCGCATGATCGTCTACCCACCGATGATGTGGCTCGTCGCCTTCGGTGGCTACCTCATGGCGACGCCCGGTAGACGAGGTGTCTCCACTGACGCACCCACCGCTGGCGCCGACTGA
- a CDS encoding serine hydrolase domain-containing protein, translating into MTPASIRTVVVLTLVLVVASTPVLASVADPTALRSDTAVSPVDASQIDGDAIDASEFESWLDATMASQLEAYRVPGAAVVLVQDGDVVLAKGYGYADVDAETPVVANETVFGVGSTSKLVTWTAVMQGVEDGRLDLDRDVNDYLTESPVTVPDTYPEPITLEHLGTHTAGYEDSFGGTLVDDPSDLRPLGEVLAENQPNRVRPPGESVGYSNYGAGLAGHVVEEQYDTTFTAYVEQHVFDPLEMHDSTYDQPVPAKLQSRLSKGYIYQNGEYVSQEPQIWGIAPQGGAMRATATDMGNFMVAHLGEGQFGSERILEANTVTEMHRQHFAKEPDAPELNGMAYGFIEMDRNDERIVGHWGDTAFFRSLLALYPERDTGLFVVYNSPVDTTLGSNSYRSSRTATTLGLTRRSSTPQQERPNGRQHSPAPTGR; encoded by the coding sequence ATGACCCCCGCTTCCATCCGAACCGTCGTCGTACTCACCCTCGTCCTCGTCGTCGCGAGCACACCTGTTCTCGCGTCAGTCGCGGACCCGACTGCCCTACGCAGTGACACTGCAGTGTCTCCCGTCGATGCCTCGCAGATTGACGGTGATGCCATCGATGCCAGCGAGTTCGAGTCGTGGCTAGACGCTACGATGGCCAGCCAACTCGAAGCGTACCGCGTCCCCGGTGCAGCAGTGGTACTCGTACAGGATGGCGATGTCGTCCTCGCGAAAGGGTACGGCTACGCCGACGTCGATGCCGAGACACCAGTCGTCGCGAACGAGACCGTCTTCGGCGTCGGGTCGACCTCGAAACTCGTCACGTGGACGGCCGTGATGCAAGGCGTCGAAGACGGGCGACTCGACCTCGACCGCGACGTCAACGACTACCTGACTGAGTCACCCGTCACAGTTCCGGACACGTACCCTGAACCAATCACACTCGAACACCTCGGAACCCACACCGCGGGCTACGAGGATTCGTTTGGCGGGACGCTCGTCGACGACCCGAGCGACCTGCGACCACTCGGTGAGGTTCTCGCCGAAAACCAACCGAACCGCGTTCGCCCACCGGGTGAGTCCGTTGGGTACTCGAACTACGGCGCGGGATTAGCCGGCCACGTCGTCGAAGAACAGTACGACACGACCTTTACAGCGTACGTCGAGCAGCACGTCTTCGACCCGCTGGAGATGCACGACAGTACCTACGACCAACCCGTCCCAGCGAAGCTCCAGTCGCGCCTCTCGAAGGGGTACATCTACCAGAACGGCGAGTACGTCTCGCAGGAGCCGCAAATCTGGGGAATTGCCCCACAGGGCGGTGCCATGCGTGCGACGGCGACCGACATGGGGAACTTCATGGTCGCACACCTCGGTGAGGGCCAGTTCGGGTCCGAACGCATCCTCGAAGCGAACACGGTCACAGAGATGCACCGCCAACACTTCGCGAAGGAACCCGACGCTCCAGAACTCAACGGGATGGCGTACGGCTTCATCGAGATGGACCGAAACGACGAACGAATCGTCGGCCACTGGGGCGACACGGCGTTCTTCCGGAGTCTGCTCGCCCTGTACCCAGAGCGCGACACCGGCCTGTTCGTCGTCTACAACTCCCCGGTGGACACGACGCTCGGTTCGAACTCCTACAGGAGTTCACGGACCGCTACTACCCTCGGGCTGACGCGCCGGTCGTCGACCCCCCAGCAGGAGCGTCCGAACGGGCGGCAGCACTCACCGGCTCCTACCGGTCGTTGA
- a CDS encoding CPBP family intramembrane glutamic endopeptidase — MRANRLRDVVADRPVTSFFVLAYAFSWIAWSPLVFGVEGPLQTASFIAGGFGPAVAGAVTTWLAGDSVRAWARQIVYWRVAPRWYLVAFGLPLLVVALGTVGIGLASIDVDLGLLPGRTTALVVGYVTVALVGGGNEEPGWRGFALPRLQDRHDPLRSTLVLGVVWAFWHVPLLASGPTPLSGMDALGEQAPTIVLQILNIVGFAFLLTWVYNGTNSVLLALLTHAGFNTANSTLVPLPLDALAGADSTAVLVAITVAVWVVAIALVVLTGGRLGYDGTATSLDAGRDASPLSE; from the coding sequence ATGAGAGCCAACCGACTCCGCGACGTCGTCGCCGACAGGCCAGTCACGTCGTTTTTCGTCCTCGCGTATGCGTTCTCGTGGATTGCGTGGTCCCCGCTCGTCTTCGGGGTCGAGGGACCACTCCAGACTGCGAGTTTCATCGCGGGTGGATTCGGCCCAGCGGTCGCTGGTGCTGTCACCACGTGGCTCGCTGGCGACTCCGTCAGAGCGTGGGCACGCCAAATCGTGTACTGGCGCGTCGCCCCGAGGTGGTATCTCGTTGCCTTCGGACTTCCGCTCCTCGTCGTCGCGTTGGGAACGGTGGGTATCGGACTCGCCAGCATCGACGTCGACCTCGGCTTGCTCCCGGGCCGAACGACGGCACTCGTCGTCGGGTACGTGACTGTCGCGCTCGTCGGTGGCGGTAACGAAGAACCCGGCTGGCGTGGGTTCGCGCTCCCCCGACTCCAGGACCGACACGACCCACTCCGGTCGACGCTGGTCCTCGGCGTAGTCTGGGCGTTCTGGCACGTTCCGTTACTGGCGTCGGGACCGACGCCCCTCTCCGGAATGGATGCGCTCGGAGAGCAGGCCCCGACCATCGTGCTTCAAATCCTGAACATCGTCGGGTTCGCGTTCCTCTTGACGTGGGTGTACAACGGGACGAACAGCGTCCTTCTCGCGCTGCTCACTCACGCCGGGTTCAACACGGCAAACAGCACGCTCGTGCCGCTTCCGCTCGACGCCCTCGCCGGTGCCGACTCCACGGCGGTTCTCGTCGCGATTACGGTCGCCGTGTGGGTCGTCGCCATCGCGTTGGTCGTCCTCACCGGTGGTCGACTCGGATACGATGGCACCGCTACCTCACTCGACGCAGGGCGTGACGCGTCTCCACTGAGTGAATGA
- a CDS encoding peroxiredoxin family protein has protein sequence MHKTPPNVPANLYQAFVRNRMVRTPIRFVRGILDYKTDPAVEMDDFDEFLSVGDPAPEFTLQTVDGESFSLSDHRGEYVVLEFGSYTCPMYRRQIRGMARLATDWADSDDVTFALVYQTEAHPNQGQFLDVDNPDTYDGRRRLAERLVAEEDVPMTVLVDDVPRNVSTKYGGAPNMVYVVAPDGTIAYRALWTDAMEVGGFLEATVRASH, from the coding sequence ATGCACAAGACACCACCTAACGTCCCGGCGAACCTCTATCAGGCCTTCGTGCGGAACCGAATGGTCCGGACCCCGATACGGTTCGTCCGCGGTATCCTCGACTACAAGACGGACCCGGCAGTCGAGATGGACGACTTCGACGAGTTTCTCTCGGTCGGCGACCCGGCGCCAGAGTTCACACTTCAGACGGTCGACGGCGAGTCGTTCTCGCTCTCGGACCACCGCGGCGAGTACGTCGTCCTCGAGTTCGGGTCGTACACCTGTCCGATGTATCGCCGGCAGATTCGAGGGATGGCTCGACTGGCAACAGACTGGGCTGACTCGGACGACGTGACGTTCGCGCTCGTCTATCAGACCGAAGCCCACCCCAACCAGGGGCAGTTCCTCGACGTCGACAACCCAGACACCTACGACGGCCGCCGTCGACTCGCCGAGCGACTCGTCGCCGAAGAAGACGTTCCAATGACTGTCCTCGTCGACGACGTGCCACGAAACGTCTCGACGAAGTACGGTGGTGCGCCGAACATGGTGTACGTCGTCGCTCCCGACGGAACCATTGCGTACCGCGCTCTCTGGACTGATGCGATGGAAGTCGGCGGATTTCTCGAAGCGACAGTGAGGGCCAGTCACTAA